CAGAAAGTTTGAGAAAGTCGCGGCGTGAATTCATGGTCTCGGTCTTTATATCTATTGTTGTCAGATGGTTTTCAGACAGGCATGATGCCTGTCTGAATGATTCAAATCACAAAATCCACGGTTTTGGTTTGCGCCGTATGCTGTTGCGCCTGATGCAGGCTTTGCAGGATTTCCACTCTTAAGTCGTTCATCTCCAAAAGTTTGTCGTGGCGCGGAAAATGCTGCTGCGGCTGCCAGGTGCCGATGATGCGGCCGGGCATTTGGCCGATTAGCACGATGCGGTCGGAAATCAGCATGGCTTCGTCGATATCGTGGGTAACCATCACAGCGGCGGTTTGGTGTTTTTGCACGATTTCGCGCAACAAATCCTGCATTTGCGCGCGTATCACTTCATCCAGCGCGGAAAAAGGTTCGTCAAGCAGCAGCACTTGCGGCTTACGCGCCAATGCACGCGCCAGCGCCACACGCTGCGCCATGCCGCCGGAAAGCTCCGACGGGAATTTGTCGGCCGCATGGCTTAAGCCCACTTCTGCCAACGCGGCTTCAACGCGGTTATTCAACTCGGCTTTGTCGATATGCGGCTGTTTTTTAAAGTCCAAGCCAAACGCCACGTTGTCACGCACGTTCAGCCACGGCAGCAAAGAAGCGGTTTGGAACACAAAGCCCACACGCGGGTGCGGCTTTTCCACCGTTTCACCCAACAGCGATACTTCGCCTTTAAGCGGGCGGTTCAGCCCGGCCAGAATACGCAGGAGCGAAGATTTGCCTACGCCGCTCGGCCCCAGCAGGCTTACCAGCTCGCCCTGCCCTGCCGTTAAAGAAAAATCCTGCAAAATGGTTTTCAAGCGGCCTTGTTCCTGATAGCCGAGGGAAAGGTTTTGAACGGAAAGTGCGGTCATGATGATGTGTCCGGTAAACAATGCCTGTCTGAAAAAAAGCAGGCTTGCGCCTGCTGGTTGTGAAGCGCGTCAAATCGAAAATTCTTCTCCGCCCATAAATTCCAAATCACTGATTTCTTTACGCAAATGTTTCAGCGCGGGGGTAACGATGGCCACAAACAAGGCTTCGCGCGACCGGCGCTGAACGGGGCTGCTCATCAAATACCCTTTGGCACCGGCGTGCAGCGCGGCGGATTGCGCGGCATCAAGGCAAAGCTGGGAAGCATCCGCGCGCGCTTGCAGAGTTTCCAGCAGGTTGGCCTGATTTTGATAGGATTCGTGCGCCAGTTTTTCGGTTTTTACCAAAAGCATGTTGTGGCGTTTGGTTAGTTCGTCGAAACCGTGGTCGAGAAAATAATTGGTTTCGCTGCCCACATTAGCCAGCTCGATTTCTTTCAGACAGGCATCAATAATGCCCGCACCGATACCGATTTGCAGCAGGATAAAGCCGGTTTTGATGCTTTTGATGAAGTCGGCAAACTGATCCGGCTCGGCCAAAACGTCTTCATGCGGCACGAATACATTGTCAAACTTCACCGCAAACGTACGCGTGCCTTCCAATGCGCAAAACTCCGGGCAGGCAATCAGCGACACGCCTTCGCGCTGTGCGCCCGTGATAAACATCACATAACTGCCGCCGATTTGGGCGGTGTTTGCCCAGATATGGTTTTCACCCAGATTGGATACCCACGGCAAAATGCCGTTTACCGTGTAGCCGCCTTCCGTTGCTACCGCTTGCAGCAAATGGTCTTCAATACCTGCCAGATGTTTTACTGTGTTCGACATGCCTGTGCCCGCCAGCACTTTCGCGCTTAACACATCAGGCAGATAGCGCTTTACCGCCTGATTGGGCGTTTGGTGCAAATACCACGCACACGCCGCCTGACACCATGCGGAAAACGCCGTGGCGCCGCATTCTTTGCCGATTTCGCGCAACACGGCAATCTGTGCCGACAAACCTAAGCCGCTGCCGCCCTCTTCCGCACTGCCCACGCAGGCAAACCCGCCGATTTCACCCAGCTTGCGCATAAACGCTTCGGGATACAGGCCTTTGCGGTCGATGTCTTCCGCCAAAGGTTTTAATGTGTGTTGCACAAGTTCTGCAACCTGATTAAGCAAAGTTTCGCGTGACATGGTTTCTCCGAAAGTCCGTGCCGTTGGCGCGGCTAAAATATTATTGGCTTGGAAATATGGTTTTCAGACAGGCATCAAGTGTTTGTATTGTTTAAGCAAACTGTTGCAGCTCGGGGTTGATGGCCGTTCGGGCAAGGTTGTTGGTGTAGTTGCACAAAGTTGCCAAAGCCACGCCGAGCACCACTTCCACCGCCTGCTGCTCGTTATAGCCCGCGTCAAAAAACGCTTTCAAAGCTTCGTCGGACACATTGCCTTTTTGAGCAATCACTGCTTGGGTAAAGTCGGATAAAGCGTTAAGCTTGGCATCGGCAATCGGTGCCACTGCGCGCACGGCTTGAATTTCTTCCTCTTTCAACAACTTTTTCAAGGTTGCCAGCTTGGTGTGGCCGGCCACGCAAAACGCGCATTCGTTAATCCGCGCAGCCAAAATCTGCACCACTTCGCGCTCGCCCGGAGTGAGCGTGGTGTTGCCGTTGAGCTTGCCCACTTCCTGATAAAACGCCAATGCTTCCGGCGAATTGGCCAAAACACCGATTAAGTTCGGCAAAAAGCCATTGTTTTTCAAAGCGGCTTCCACACGCGGTTTGGCGGCTTCAGGAGCGGTTTCAACGGTATGTACGGTTAAGCGTGCCATAATTCATATCCTCGGTAACAGAATGGTTTTCAAAATTGGGTCAATCATATAGATGCCTGTCTGAAAAAGGAAAGAATCAGTTTTTATGAATGATAGAACCAAAAGTTATATGAGGAATGCCGCCGTTTCGCAACCAAACCCCACGCCTATGCTAAAATCCTTTCTATTTAACATTTCGCAGAGACCAACATGGCAGGCAACACTTTCGGACAAATCTTCACCGTTACCACATTCGGAGAAAGCCACGGCGCAGGCCTCGGCTGTATTATCGACGGCTGCCCGCCCGGCTTGGAATTAACCGAGGCCGACATCCAAACCGACCTCGACCGCCGCAAACCCGGCACCAGTCGTCATGTAACCCAACGCCGCGAAGCGGACGAAGTGGAAATCCTCTCCGGCGTGTTTGAAGGCAAAACCACCGGCACTCCTATCGCCCTGCTCATCCGCAACACCGACCAGCGCAGCAAAGACTACGGCAAAATCGCCGAACAATTCCGCCCCGGCCACGCGGATTACACCTACCGCCACAAATACGGCATCCGCGACTACCGCGGCGGCGGCAGAAGTTCCGCCCGCGAAACCGCCGCCCGCGTAGCTGCCGGTGCAGTGGCGAAAAAATGGCTGAAAGAAAAATTCGGCATAGAAATCGTGTCTTACGTTACCCAAGTCGGCGAACATGCCATTGCGTTTGAAGGCTACGAACACATTGCCAATAATCCGTTTTTTGCCGCCAACCAATCGCAAATCGCCGAATTGGAAGCCTATATGGACAGCATCCGCAAATCGCTCGATTCGGTGGGCGCCAAACTGCGTATCGAAGCGAAAAACGTCCCCGTGGGTTTGGGCGAACCTGTGTTCGACCGTCTGGATGCCGACCTTGCCTATGCCCTAATGGGCATCAACGCCGTGAAAGGCGTAGAAATCGGCGACGGTTTTGAAGTGGTGGCGCAACGCGGCAGCTTCCACGGCGACGAGCTTACCCCGCAAGGTTTTAAATCCAATCACGCCGGCGGCATTCTCGGCGGCATCAGCACCGGCCAAACCATCACCGCCAACATCGCCATCAAACCCACCAGCAGCATCGCCACACCGCGCGAATCTATTGATATCTACGGCAATCCGGTGGAAATCGCCACTCACGGCCGCCACGACCCATGCGTCGGCCTGCGCGCCGCACCAATCGCCGAAGCCATGACCGCACTCGTGCTGATTGACCACGCTTTGCGCCACCGCGCACAAAATGCCGATGTGAAAGTGGACACACCGGATATCGAGCGCACAGGTTAAGCATTGAATTAGAAAAAAAATTAAAAATGCCTGTCTGAAAACAAGTTCTAGTTTTCAGACAGGCATTTTGCTTTTCTCAAAAAATTAAGCACCGTAAACCGGATATTTGTCGCACAAAGCCTTGGCAGCTGAGGCAACACGCTCCAATGTGGCGGTATTTTCAGGGTTTTCCAACACGTCAGCTACCAAATTGGCCAATTCGCGCGCATCTTCTTCTTTGAATCCGCGGGTGGTGATGGCTGCGGTGCCGACACGGATGCCGGAAGTAACAAAAGGTTTTTCCGGGTCGTTTGGAATTGCATTTTTATTGATGGTGATGTGCGCTTTGCCTAAAGCTTCTTCGGCTGCTTTGCCGGTAATGTTTTTGGCGCGCAAATCAACCAGGAACACATGGCTCTCGGTGCGGCCGGAAATAATGCGCAAGCCGCGTTTAACTAGCTCTTCCGCCATTGCAGCGGCATTCACTTTTACCTGCTTGGCATACTCTTTAAATTCAGGCTCCAGAGCTTCTTTAAATGCTACGGCTTTTGCTGCAATCACGTGCATCAGCGGGCCACCTTGCAGGCTCGGGAAAATGGCTGAATTCAGCGCTTTTTCGTGCGTGTTGTCGCGGCATAAAATCACGCCGCCGCGCGGGCCGCGCAGGGTTTTGTGGGTTGTGGTGGTAACAAAATCAGCGAATGGCACGGGGTTCGGATATTCGCCACCAGCTACCAAGCCTGCATAGTGTGCCATATCAACAAACAGGTAAGCGCCTACTTTATCGGCAATCTCACGGAATTTTGCCCAATCGATTTGCAAGGCATAAGCAGATGCGCCTGCCACAATCATTTTCGGCTTATGCTCTAAAGCCAAACGTTCTACCTCGGCATAATCCAACACTTCGTTTTCGTCCAAGCCGTATGTAACCGCGTTATAAAGCTTGCCTGAAATGTTTACAGAAGCGCCATGGGTAAGGTGGCCACCGTGCGCCAGGCTCATGCCTAAAATGGTGTCGCCCGGTTTCAATACCGAAGCATAAACGGCTTGGTTTGCCTGAGAGCCCGAATGCGGCTGCACATTGGCATATTCCGCGCCAAACAGCTTTTTCACGCGGTCGATAGCCAATTGCTCGGCTACGTCTACAAACTCGCAGCCGCCGTAATAGCGCTTGCCCGGGTAGCCTTCTGCATATTTATTGGTCAACTGGCTGCCTTGCGCTTCCATCACGGCGCAGCTTACATAGTTTTCCGAAGCAATCAATTCGATATGGTCTTGCTGGCGTTGCACTTCATCAGCCATTGCAGCTGCCAGTTCGGGGTCATATTTTTCAATGGTGGTACTTTTCGAGAACATTTTTGTTCCTTTTCTTAAAAAATTACAAAAGAAATTCGATGCAGAAATGCACGCTCAGGCTTCACAGCTCAAGACGCAGCAATGCGCTGGATTCTGAATCTTTCCATAGAGATTGTCAACAATGCAACCGGGCAAATCCTGTTTAACCGCAACAATCAAAATGCCTGTCTGAAATCCTTTCAGACAGGCATTGCCGGCTACTGCTTCGCTTTAATCTTCTGCCATTCGCTTACAATGGCTTTCAAGGTTTCCGGCTCCATCGGCAGCATCACAAAGCTGCTCTTCATGTCGTCATCATTGGGAAACACCACCCTGTCTTCCGTGAACTCTTTGCTCATTAAATCTTTAGCGGCCGGCACGGAAGTGGCAAACGAAACGAAATTACCGTTTTTCGCGGCCACGGCAGGCTCGAGAAAATCATTGATATAGCGGTGGGCATTCAACACATTTCCCGCGTCTTTCGGGATGGTAAACGAATCAATCCAGATGCCCACACCTTCTTTCGGCATCAACACAGAGATTTTTTCACCCGCTTTTTCCGCCTGTTTTTTGGAAATATTCAAATTGCCGCCGAAACCCATCGCAATACAAACATCGCCGCGCGCCAGTTCGTCTACATAGCTTGCGGAAGTGAAGCGCTTGACGTTTGGCCGGTTTTTCTTCAGAAGCTCGGTGGCAGCCTGAATATCTTCAGGATTGCTGCTGTTGGGCTTTTTGCCCAAATAATGCAGCGCAAGCGGATACACTTCCGCGGCGCTGTCGAAATAGCTGATGCCGCATTTTTTTAGCTTGGCCGTGTATGCAGGGTCAAACAGCAAATCCCATTGGTTATCCGGCAATTGGTCGGTGCCCAGTGCTTTTTTCACACGCTCGGTGTTGATGGCAAACGTGTTGCTGCCCCAGAAAAAAGGCACGGCGTATTCATTGCCCGGATCCACTTCCGCCATCATTTCCAAAAGTTTGGGATTTAAATTGCGGTAATTGGGAATCAGGGATTTATCGATTTTCTGATAAGCACCGGATTTAATCTGCCGCCCCACAAACGCATTGGAAGGCGCCACCAAATCATAGCCCGATTTGCCCGACAACACTTTGCCTTCCAAAGCCTCATCGCTCTCATACACATCATAAGTTACCTTCACATCAAATTGCTTGCCGAAATCGGCCACCGTTTGCGGGTCTACATAATCGGTCCAATTATAAATTTTCAAATCCTTGGTCGACGGTAGACTCTGCTTCTCCTGCGTAACCTTCGCAGCGGGCTTCGTTTCCTCCTTAGCGCCGCCGCAAGCACCCAAAACCAGTAATGCCGCACCCAACAAATATAATTTGATGTTCATTTCTCGCTACAACCCCCGGTAATTAATTATTTATAAAATATGCCATGAATACCAAGCGCCGGCCGCACGGGCAGCCGACCGCACATCAAATCATGGCTGAAAGGCCGTTTAGTATAAAGCAGCCCTCCCCGTTTGGGTAGGCGCAATATCAAATCTGCGGTAATATTATGAAACATTTTTCAAGCTTTCAGACAGGCATTCCATACCGCTTGAATGCCTGTCTGAAACCGTTTAAACCTAATACAGAAAACACCATGAAAACTTCCGAATTACGCCAAAAATTCCTCAAATTCTTCGAAAGCAAAGGCCACCAAATCGTACGCTCCTCATCACTCGTGCCGCACGACGACCCCACCCTGCTCTTCACCAACGCAGGCATGAACCAATTTAAAGACGTATTCTTAGGCTTCGACAAACGCCCCTACAACCGCGCCACCACTGCACAAAAATGCGTACGCGCAGGCGGCAAACACAACGACCTCGAAAACGTAGGCTACACCGCCCGCCACCACACCTTTTTTGAAATGATGGGCAACTTCTCGTTCGGCGACTACTTCAAACGCGATGCCATCCATTTCGCTTGGGAATTTCTCACCTCTCCCGAATGGCTGAACCTGCCCAAAGAAAAACTCTTGGCCACCGTTTACGCCGAAGACGACGAAGCCTACAACATCTGGCTCAACGAAATCGGCATGCCGTCTGAAAAAATCATCCGCATCGGCGACAACAAAGGAAGCCGCTACGCCAGCGACAACTTCTGGCAAATGGGCGACACTGGCCCCTGCGGCCCCTGCTCCGAAATCTTCTACGACCACGGCGACCACATCTGGGGCGGCCCTCCGGGAAGCCCCGAAGAAGACGGCGACCGCTTTATCGAAATCTGGAACTGCGTATTCATGCAGTTCAACCGCGACGAACAAGGCAATATGAACCCGCTGCCCAAGCCTTCGGTAGATACCGGCATGGGCTTGGAGCGCATGGCCGCCGTGATGCAGCATGTTAACAGCAACTACGAAATCGACCTGTTCGGCAACCTGCTCAAAGCCGCTGCCCGCGAAACCGGCACCGAATTCAGCATGGAAGTGCCCAGCCTGAAAGTGATTGCCGACCACATCCGCGCCTGCTCATTTTTGATTGCCGACGGCGTGCTGCCGAGCAACGAAGGCCGCGGCTATGTGCTGCGCCGCATCATCCGCCGTGCCGTGCGCCATGGCTACAAACTCGGCCAAAAAGGCGCGTTCTTCCACAAACTCGTGCCCGATTTGGTGGTCGAGATGGGTTCAGCCTATCCCGAACTGAAAGAACGCCAAAGCCAAATCGAAGAAGCCTTGAAAAACGAAGAAACCCGCTTCGCCCAAACCCTCGAAACCGGCATGGCTTTGCTGGAGAACGCCCTTTCAGACGGCCGCAAAATGCTGGACGGCGAAATCATCTTCAAACTTTACGACACCTACGGTTTCCCCTACGACCTTACCGCCGACATCTGCCGCGA
This portion of the Neisseria canis genome encodes:
- a CDS encoding polyamine ABC transporter substrate-binding protein, translated to MNIKLYLLGAALLVLGACGGAKEETKPAAKVTQEKQSLPSTKDLKIYNWTDYVDPQTVADFGKQFDVKVTYDVYESDEALEGKVLSGKSGYDLVAPSNAFVGRQIKSGAYQKIDKSLIPNYRNLNPKLLEMMAEVDPGNEYAVPFFWGSNTFAINTERVKKALGTDQLPDNQWDLLFDPAYTAKLKKCGISYFDSAAEVYPLALHYLGKKPNSSNPEDIQAATELLKKNRPNVKRFTSASYVDELARGDVCIAMGFGGNLNISKKQAEKAGEKISVLMPKEGVGIWIDSFTIPKDAGNVLNAHRYINDFLEPAVAAKNGNFVSFATSVPAAKDLMSKEFTEDRVVFPNDDDMKSSFVMLPMEPETLKAIVSEWQKIKAKQ
- a CDS encoding carboxymuconolactone decarboxylase family protein, which translates into the protein MARLTVHTVETAPEAAKPRVEAALKNNGFLPNLIGVLANSPEALAFYQEVGKLNGNTTLTPGEREVVQILAARINECAFCVAGHTKLATLKKLLKEEEIQAVRAVAPIADAKLNALSDFTQAVIAQKGNVSDEALKAFFDAGYNEQQAVEVVLGVALATLCNYTNNLARTAINPELQQFA
- the glyA gene encoding serine hydroxymethyltransferase: MFSKSTTIEKYDPELAAAMADEVQRQQDHIELIASENYVSCAVMEAQGSQLTNKYAEGYPGKRYYGGCEFVDVAEQLAIDRVKKLFGAEYANVQPHSGSQANQAVYASVLKPGDTILGMSLAHGGHLTHGASVNISGKLYNAVTYGLDENEVLDYAEVERLALEHKPKMIVAGASAYALQIDWAKFREIADKVGAYLFVDMAHYAGLVAGGEYPNPVPFADFVTTTTHKTLRGPRGGVILCRDNTHEKALNSAIFPSLQGGPLMHVIAAKAVAFKEALEPEFKEYAKQVKVNAAAMAEELVKRGLRIISGRTESHVFLVDLRAKNITGKAAEEALGKAHITINKNAIPNDPEKPFVTSGIRVGTAAITTRGFKEEDARELANLVADVLENPENTATLERVASAAKALCDKYPVYGA
- a CDS encoding acyl-CoA dehydrogenase family protein gives rise to the protein MSRETLLNQVAELVQHTLKPLAEDIDRKGLYPEAFMRKLGEIGGFACVGSAEEGGSGLGLSAQIAVLREIGKECGATAFSAWCQAACAWYLHQTPNQAVKRYLPDVLSAKVLAGTGMSNTVKHLAGIEDHLLQAVATEGGYTVNGILPWVSNLGENHIWANTAQIGGSYVMFITGAQREGVSLIACPEFCALEGTRTFAVKFDNVFVPHEDVLAEPDQFADFIKSIKTGFILLQIGIGAGIIDACLKEIELANVGSETNYFLDHGFDELTKRHNMLLVKTEKLAHESYQNQANLLETLQARADASQLCLDAAQSAALHAGAKGYLMSSPVQRRSREALFVAIVTPALKHLRKEISDLEFMGGEEFSI
- the aroC gene encoding chorismate synthase — its product is MAGNTFGQIFTVTTFGESHGAGLGCIIDGCPPGLELTEADIQTDLDRRKPGTSRHVTQRREADEVEILSGVFEGKTTGTPIALLIRNTDQRSKDYGKIAEQFRPGHADYTYRHKYGIRDYRGGGRSSARETAARVAAGAVAKKWLKEKFGIEIVSYVTQVGEHAIAFEGYEHIANNPFFAANQSQIAELEAYMDSIRKSLDSVGAKLRIEAKNVPVGLGEPVFDRLDADLAYALMGINAVKGVEIGDGFEVVAQRGSFHGDELTPQGFKSNHAGGILGGISTGQTITANIAIKPTSSIATPRESIDIYGNPVEIATHGRHDPCVGLRAAPIAEAMTALVLIDHALRHRAQNADVKVDTPDIERTG
- a CDS encoding ABC transporter ATP-binding protein, whose product is MTALSVQNLSLGYQEQGRLKTILQDFSLTAGQGELVSLLGPSGVGKSSLLRILAGLNRPLKGEVSLLGETVEKPHPRVGFVFQTASLLPWLNVRDNVAFGLDFKKQPHIDKAELNNRVEAALAEVGLSHAADKFPSELSGGMAQRVALARALARKPQVLLLDEPFSALDEVIRAQMQDLLREIVQKHQTAAVMVTHDIDEAMLISDRIVLIGQMPGRIIGTWQPQQHFPRHDKLLEMNDLRVEILQSLHQAQQHTAQTKTVDFVI